Proteins co-encoded in one Thermoflexus sp. genomic window:
- a CDS encoding diacylglycerol kinase family protein: MAEQPWWVIVNPVAGNGRTGRRWGGLEARLRVEGIRMKVVFTQKPGHATLLARQGLEAGFTTIVGVGGDGTLHEILNGLPLEDPGRMQTIRLGMLPLGTGSDFVRTFRLPRDPVAAALRLREGRVRRVDVGQITCRRAEETVTRYFINAAGLGFDGEVADRTNRGIKAFGATGTYLVYLFLTLILYQNKTVMVRFDGEERSGRMNSVLVCNGQYFGGGMFIAPHAEVDDGWFDVILLGDLGKGEIVSNLPRVYRGTHLTHPKITWRRAKEIHVEAKERMFLQAEGELVGEAPATFRILPQALAFLA, from the coding sequence ATGGCGGAACAACCCTGGTGGGTGATCGTGAATCCGGTGGCCGGCAATGGACGAACCGGCCGGCGATGGGGCGGGCTGGAGGCCCGCCTGCGCGTGGAAGGGATCCGCATGAAGGTCGTCTTCACCCAGAAGCCGGGTCACGCCACCCTCCTCGCCCGACAGGGCCTGGAGGCCGGCTTCACCACCATCGTTGGCGTGGGCGGCGATGGAACCCTCCATGAGATCCTGAACGGGCTCCCCCTAGAAGATCCGGGGCGCATGCAGACCATCCGACTGGGGATGCTCCCCCTGGGCACCGGTTCTGATTTCGTGCGCACCTTCCGGCTGCCCCGGGATCCGGTCGCCGCGGCCCTGCGGCTACGGGAGGGACGGGTTCGCCGGGTGGATGTCGGCCAGATCACCTGTCGGCGGGCTGAGGAGACCGTCACCCGTTATTTCATCAACGCCGCGGGGCTGGGGTTCGATGGGGAAGTGGCCGATCGCACCAACCGGGGCATCAAGGCCTTCGGGGCCACCGGCACCTATCTGGTGTATCTCTTCCTCACCCTGATCCTGTACCAGAACAAGACCGTCATGGTGCGGTTCGATGGGGAAGAGCGTTCCGGACGGATGAACTCCGTGCTGGTCTGCAACGGACAATACTTCGGGGGCGGGATGTTCATCGCCCCGCATGCCGAAGTGGATGACGGATGGTTCGATGTCATCCTTCTGGGGGATCTGGGGAAGGGAGAAATCGTGAGCAATCTCCCTCGTGTCTATCGGGGGACGCATCTGACGCATCCCAAGATCACCTGGCGGCGCGCGAAGGAGATCCACGTGGAGGCGAAAGAGCGGATGTTCCTGCAGGCAGAAGGAGAGCTGGTCGGGGAGGCCCCGGCGACGTTCCGCATCCTCCCCCAGGCCCTGGCGTTTCTGGCGTGA
- a CDS encoding roadblock/LC7 domain-containing protein yields the protein MARSRTELIVQRLKDLQASTPDIEASALVSVDGLIIASALPRDVEEDRVSAMSAAMLSLGERIASELGRGTLDQVYVHGSNGYVILMAVGQEAVLTVLARENAKLGLVFLDMRRAAQDLAKLMG from the coding sequence ATGGCCAGATCCCGCACCGAGTTGATCGTGCAGCGGCTAAAGGATCTCCAGGCCAGCACGCCGGACATCGAGGCCTCGGCCCTGGTCTCCGTCGATGGGCTGATCATTGCCTCCGCGCTGCCTCGGGATGTGGAGGAGGATCGGGTCTCGGCCATGTCGGCGGCCATGCTCTCCCTGGGGGAACGGATCGCCAGCGAACTGGGGCGGGGCACGCTGGATCAGGTCTATGTACACGGATCAAACGGCTATGTGATCCTGATGGCGGTGGGTCAGGAGGCTGTGCTGACGGTGCTGGCCCGGGAGAACGCCAAACTGGGCCTGGTCTTCCTCGATATGCGCCGGGCGGCGCAGGATCTGGCGAAGTTGATGGGGTAG
- a CDS encoding CTP synthase, with the protein MTKYIFCTGGVVSSVGKGVAAAALGRVLKTRGLRVTMQKLDPYINVDPGTMNPFQHGEVFVTEDGAETDLDLGHYERFIDENLTRASNVTTGQIYAEVIAKERRGDYLGGTVQVIPHITNEIKRRIGLVAKAHQNPDVVIVEVGGTVGDIEGLPFLEAIRQMRRDVGRDNVLYIHVTWLPYIGATGELKTKPTQHSVNTLRSVGIQPDVIIARADHPIPDSLREKIALFCDVDLRAVIPLPTAKILYEVPLMLEEAGLGTFVVERLGLPGRDPDWTEWSRMVSEMRRPKEKLPIALVGKYVDLHDAYISVREALIHAGVAHGVDVQIEWIPAEDLEHGRCWDRLRRAHGIVVPGGFGYRGVEGKILAARYAREHRVPYLGLCLGMQVMVIELARHALGSDEPNSTEFNPHTRYPVIDLLPEQRDITDLGGTMRLGAYPCVLVPGTRAAQAYGVDLVYERHRHRFEFNNAYRDLLQRAGLVLSGLSPDGRLVEIVELADHPFMLGTQFHPEFKSRPNRPHPLFRAFIAAAASRLD; encoded by the coding sequence ATGACCAAGTATATTTTCTGCACAGGCGGCGTGGTCAGCAGCGTTGGGAAAGGGGTGGCCGCAGCGGCCCTCGGGCGGGTGTTGAAAACCCGGGGGCTCCGGGTGACCATGCAGAAGCTGGATCCTTACATCAATGTGGATCCCGGGACGATGAATCCCTTCCAGCACGGGGAAGTCTTCGTCACTGAGGACGGCGCGGAGACGGACCTGGACCTTGGGCATTATGAGCGCTTCATCGATGAGAACCTGACCCGGGCGAGCAACGTCACCACCGGGCAGATCTACGCGGAGGTGATCGCCAAGGAACGTCGGGGCGATTACCTGGGGGGGACAGTCCAGGTCATCCCCCACATCACCAACGAGATCAAGCGGCGCATCGGCCTGGTGGCCAAAGCCCACCAGAACCCCGATGTGGTGATCGTGGAGGTGGGCGGCACGGTGGGCGACATCGAGGGGCTCCCTTTCCTGGAAGCCATCCGGCAGATGCGGCGCGACGTCGGGCGGGACAATGTCCTTTACATCCACGTGACCTGGCTTCCTTACATCGGCGCCACCGGGGAGCTCAAGACCAAGCCGACCCAGCATAGCGTGAATACCCTCCGCAGCGTGGGCATCCAGCCCGATGTGATCATCGCCCGGGCCGATCACCCCATCCCCGACAGCCTGCGGGAGAAGATCGCCCTGTTCTGTGATGTGGACCTGCGGGCGGTGATCCCATTGCCCACGGCGAAGATCCTTTACGAGGTTCCCCTGATGCTGGAGGAGGCTGGGCTGGGGACCTTCGTGGTGGAACGGCTGGGCCTCCCGGGCCGCGATCCGGACTGGACGGAGTGGTCCCGGATGGTGAGCGAGATGCGGCGTCCGAAAGAGAAGCTTCCCATCGCCCTGGTGGGCAAATACGTGGATCTCCACGACGCTTATATCAGTGTCCGCGAGGCCCTGATCCATGCCGGCGTGGCCCATGGGGTGGATGTGCAGATCGAGTGGATCCCGGCGGAGGATCTGGAGCACGGTCGTTGCTGGGATCGCCTGCGGCGGGCCCATGGGATTGTGGTGCCCGGCGGCTTCGGCTATCGAGGAGTGGAGGGGAAGATCCTGGCCGCCCGCTACGCCCGGGAACACCGCGTTCCTTACCTGGGCCTGTGTCTGGGGATGCAGGTGATGGTGATTGAGCTCGCCCGTCATGCCCTCGGCTCCGATGAGCCCAACAGCACCGAGTTCAATCCCCATACCCGCTATCCGGTGATCGATCTGCTGCCGGAGCAACGGGATATCACGGATCTGGGGGGGACGATGCGGCTGGGCGCCTATCCCTGCGTCCTGGTGCCGGGGACCCGGGCCGCTCAGGCGTATGGAGTGGATCTGGTTTATGAGCGGCATCGTCATCGCTTCGAGTTCAACAACGCCTACCGCGATCTCCTTCAGCGGGCCGGGCTGGTGCTGAGCGGCCTCTCGCCGGATGGCCGGCTGGTGGAGATCGTGGAGCTGGCGGATCACCCCTTCATGCTGGGAACCCAGTTCCATCCAGAGTTCAAGAGCCGACCCAACCGACCGCATCCCTTGTTCCGGGCCTTCATCGCCGCCGCCGCGTCCCGTCTGGATTGA
- a CDS encoding HEAT repeat domain-containing protein has protein sequence MGKLTRFCPECWAELPAGEETICPTCGASLTEERDFFEKLLRALRHPERTRAATAATILGQLRDPRAVPALIETALHARDFGVQEAAVRSLGRLGDPRAIPALAVLLRWESPLPVRLAAVEALRAFDDPRAREALRSAWNDPSEAVRRAAREAGVSISER, from the coding sequence ATGGGGAAGCTCACCCGATTCTGCCCCGAATGCTGGGCCGAGCTGCCCGCAGGAGAGGAGACCATCTGCCCCACCTGCGGCGCTTCCCTGACAGAGGAGCGGGATTTCTTCGAGAAGCTGCTTCGCGCGCTCCGGCATCCCGAGCGAACCCGGGCGGCCACCGCGGCGACCATCCTGGGGCAGTTAAGGGATCCCCGGGCGGTGCCCGCTTTAATCGAAACGGCTCTCCACGCCAGGGACTTCGGTGTTCAGGAGGCAGCCGTGCGCAGCCTGGGACGCCTGGGGGATCCTCGGGCGATCCCGGCCCTGGCGGTGCTGCTGCGATGGGAGAGCCCTCTCCCCGTGCGCCTGGCGGCGGTGGAGGCACTGAGGGCGTTCGACGACCCCCGGGCCCGGGAAGCCCTGCGGAGCGCCTGGAACGACCCCTCCGAGGCCGTGCGGCGGGCGGCCCGGGAGGCAGGGGTTTCTATTTCAGAGCGATGA
- a CDS encoding DUF6062 family protein, which produces MSWGLANLKHAMRQPGCPLCRLQREAEARYLENLLWENVNDPATREQWAAGLGFCGRHAWQLQRLEARRYGDGLGNAILYEDLLQRVIPVLEAMAQEPARPLSPFEQWLARVLHAPGRPGPRGIAGLHGRARCRVCRLGEETARAYAEWLVEGLTDAEIQERYTASDGLCLPHLRMALARAHDRAPHAFAWLAGDAARRLRLLLKDLQEYIRKHDWNYRHEPMSPEERKAWIRAVAFFAGEVENNGSLDD; this is translated from the coding sequence ATGAGCTGGGGGCTGGCGAATTTGAAGCATGCGATGCGGCAACCCGGATGCCCGCTATGTCGCCTGCAGCGGGAGGCCGAGGCCCGCTACCTGGAGAACCTGCTCTGGGAGAACGTGAACGACCCCGCGACCCGCGAGCAATGGGCGGCAGGGCTGGGATTCTGCGGCCGGCACGCCTGGCAATTGCAACGCCTGGAGGCCCGGCGCTACGGGGATGGGCTCGGGAACGCGATCCTCTATGAGGATCTCCTGCAACGGGTGATCCCCGTTCTGGAGGCGATGGCCCAGGAACCCGCCCGCCCGCTTTCTCCTTTCGAGCAATGGCTGGCGCGTGTCCTCCACGCCCCCGGTCGTCCTGGCCCCCGCGGGATCGCTGGCCTGCATGGGCGGGCGCGCTGCCGGGTATGCCGGCTGGGAGAGGAGACCGCGCGGGCCTATGCGGAGTGGCTGGTCGAAGGCCTCACGGATGCAGAGATCCAGGAACGCTATACGGCTTCGGATGGGTTATGCCTGCCCCATCTGCGGATGGCACTGGCACGCGCTCACGATCGAGCGCCTCATGCCTTCGCTTGGCTGGCCGGCGATGCCGCGCGGCGCCTTCGACTTCTTCTAAAGGATCTGCAGGAATATATCCGCAAGCATGACTGGAACTATCGCCATGAGCCGATGAGCCCTGAAGAACGCAAGGCCTGGATTCGCGCGGTAGCCTTCTTTGCAGGGGAGGTAGAGAACAATGGTTCGCTGGACGATTGA
- a CDS encoding (Fe-S)-binding protein — MPERINLWNMPAWAQLAVYAFHALCLAIFLLSLYRRIRIWWAVGRPEMRFDRLPERLKRVLTYVLGQRRVIRDPVGGLSHASLFWGFVIFFIGTTLAFIDADIFKFLRGEIYLVYEFVLDLFTLLALIGLGILAWRRYGARPPKLSYGRRFDLALVWLLILIVTGWLLESFRMAVQRPPWGPASFMGWILGQAWIAIGLGEDVLRPLHQATWTFHAALAGLTYVFIPVGFLVHIVSSTLNVFFSRLDRPNGALAPIPDLETAERLGIGTLRDLTWVQLLNGEACTECGRCQVACPAYAAGTPLNPKQVVLDVRNTLHAVLPPTLNPFAPIRIQEDRLALAGTVTPEAAIWACTTCYACVSECPVLIEHVDLIVGMRRYLTLMEGNIPASLSNTFRNTERTGNPWGQRTSRLEWAKGLDVPVMAEKGAAEVLFWVGCAGAFDPNGQRTARAIVRLLQSAGVDFAVLGDEETCTAEWARRAGHEAMYVAATEAILETLRSYRFRILLTMCPHCYNTFRNEYPQFGGRFEVVHHTEFLVRLVEEGRLKMKRGVGQRWTFHDSCYLGRYNGIFDAPRRLLQESGVELAEMARSRERGFCCGAGGAQVWMDTPQARPIHLQRLEEAMGVSPQGIAVACPFCHLMLTSAAQSKGVIDQVPVRDVAEVMAEALAQPSG, encoded by the coding sequence ATGCCGGAGCGGATCAACCTGTGGAACATGCCCGCGTGGGCCCAGCTGGCGGTCTATGCCTTCCACGCGCTCTGTCTCGCCATTTTCCTCCTTTCTCTCTACCGGCGCATCCGGATCTGGTGGGCGGTGGGCCGGCCGGAGATGCGTTTCGATCGCCTCCCGGAGCGTCTGAAACGGGTGCTCACCTACGTCCTGGGGCAGCGGCGGGTGATCCGGGATCCGGTCGGAGGGCTCTCCCACGCCTCGCTGTTCTGGGGGTTCGTGATCTTCTTTATCGGAACGACCCTCGCCTTTATCGATGCGGACATCTTCAAGTTCCTGCGCGGGGAGATCTATCTGGTCTACGAGTTCGTGCTGGACCTCTTCACCCTGCTCGCTCTGATCGGCCTGGGGATCCTGGCGTGGCGCCGCTATGGGGCGCGCCCGCCTAAATTGAGTTACGGCCGCCGGTTCGATCTGGCGCTGGTCTGGCTGCTGATTCTGATCGTCACCGGCTGGCTTCTGGAATCCTTCCGCATGGCCGTGCAGCGCCCGCCATGGGGACCGGCCTCCTTTATGGGGTGGATCCTCGGCCAGGCCTGGATCGCCATCGGCCTCGGCGAGGACGTCCTGCGCCCTCTCCATCAGGCGACCTGGACCTTCCATGCGGCGCTGGCCGGTCTCACCTATGTTTTCATCCCGGTAGGCTTTCTGGTTCACATCGTGTCTTCCACCCTCAACGTGTTCTTCTCCCGCCTGGATCGGCCGAATGGAGCCCTGGCACCGATCCCGGATCTGGAGACAGCGGAGCGGCTGGGGATCGGGACGTTGCGGGATCTGACATGGGTGCAGCTGCTGAACGGGGAGGCGTGCACGGAGTGCGGGCGGTGCCAGGTCGCATGCCCGGCGTATGCCGCCGGAACGCCCCTGAACCCCAAGCAGGTGGTGCTGGACGTGCGGAATACCCTCCATGCGGTGTTGCCGCCCACCCTGAACCCCTTCGCGCCCATCCGGATCCAGGAGGATCGCCTGGCCCTGGCCGGGACGGTGACGCCGGAAGCGGCCATCTGGGCCTGCACCACATGCTACGCCTGTGTCTCCGAGTGCCCCGTGCTCATCGAGCATGTGGACCTCATCGTCGGCATGCGGCGCTACCTGACCCTGATGGAAGGGAACATCCCGGCCTCCCTCTCCAACACCTTCCGCAACACGGAACGGACGGGCAACCCGTGGGGGCAGCGGACCTCGCGGCTGGAGTGGGCGAAAGGGCTGGACGTGCCGGTGATGGCGGAGAAGGGAGCGGCGGAGGTCCTGTTCTGGGTGGGGTGCGCAGGGGCTTTCGATCCCAACGGCCAGCGCACCGCCCGGGCCATTGTCCGCCTGCTCCAGTCCGCCGGCGTGGACTTCGCCGTGCTGGGGGATGAAGAGACGTGCACCGCCGAGTGGGCCCGCCGTGCCGGCCATGAGGCCATGTATGTCGCCGCCACGGAAGCCATTCTGGAGACCCTGCGCTCCTACCGGTTCCGCATCCTGCTCACCATGTGCCCGCATTGCTACAACACCTTCCGAAACGAATACCCCCAGTTCGGGGGGCGGTTCGAAGTGGTTCACCATACCGAGTTCCTGGTGCGCCTGGTGGAGGAAGGTCGGCTGAAGATGAAGCGGGGAGTAGGGCAGCGCTGGACCTTCCATGATTCCTGCTACCTGGGTCGTTACAATGGGATTTTCGACGCGCCCCGGCGCCTGCTGCAGGAGAGCGGGGTGGAACTGGCGGAGATGGCCCGGAGCCGGGAGCGAGGGTTCTGTTGCGGGGCGGGGGGCGCCCAGGTCTGGATGGATACGCCGCAGGCCCGTCCGATCCACCTCCAGCGCCTGGAGGAAGCCATGGGGGTGAGCCCCCAGGGCATTGCGGTCGCCTGTCCGTTCTGCCACTTGATGCTCACTTCCGCTGCCCAGAGCAAAGGGGTGATCGATCAGGTTCCCGTTCGAGACGTCGCCGAGGTTATGGCGGAGGCACTGGCCCAGCCATCGGGCTGA
- a CDS encoding DinB family protein, with protein MKELLDRLESTLSDLRWAVAQVPPDREGRRPPPALGDWSVRRQLYHLWFYEAHIALPQIRYVLGLRGPLAPGEVPDEDLFWPRDLPAATWLARLEEVRRETMALVRPIPPEVWSRPVPGTVWGTQTLTWIVTKTVQHTYEHMTTILQIALFWEMAAAFEPRWEFE; from the coding sequence ATGAAGGAACTGCTGGATCGTCTGGAATCCACCCTGAGCGATCTGCGATGGGCGGTCGCTCAAGTCCCGCCCGATCGGGAAGGGCGACGGCCGCCGCCTGCCCTGGGCGACTGGTCCGTGCGACGCCAGCTTTACCATCTCTGGTTCTATGAGGCTCACATCGCCCTGCCGCAAATCCGCTATGTCCTGGGCCTTCGGGGCCCGCTGGCTCCCGGCGAGGTGCCCGATGAAGATCTCTTCTGGCCCCGGGATCTCCCGGCGGCGACCTGGCTCGCTCGCCTGGAAGAAGTTCGCCGGGAGACCATGGCCCTGGTCCGCCCGATCCCACCGGAGGTCTGGAGCCGGCCGGTTCCCGGAACGGTCTGGGGAACGCAGACGCTGACCTGGATCGTGACGAAGACCGTTCAGCATACCTATGAGCATATGACGACGATCCTTCAGATCGCCCTGTTCTGGGAGATGGCGGCGGCCTTTGAGCCGCGATGGGAGTTCGAGTGA
- the cbiR gene encoding cobamide remodeling phosphodiesterase CbiR, protein MALRFGIQLLQAPLLLELSRPWLERAAGAAGVDAAQLTERIADEGFDLIELNPDLQVLFPESFSLPALRRLQELKETRGVHYTVHLPLWSLDPSSPVEGIRRASVDLLADAVFRLAPLQPEVYVLHIAGPLASEFFTSPAIPEAVRGALMRRFQQQAARSLEELLRRTGLSPRSLAVETIQFPLELTLELAEAFDLAVCLDTGHVASQQPGPHPFQEALERCLPRLAEIHLHDGYYRRRPDGSMAWADHLPLGHGEVPVRELLQTLEVHGFTGPVILELSLDAAKASLAFLRQMSEAG, encoded by the coding sequence ATGGCCCTCCGATTCGGCATTCAACTGCTTCAGGCCCCCCTGCTGCTGGAGTTATCCCGGCCATGGCTGGAGCGCGCGGCCGGGGCAGCCGGCGTCGATGCGGCCCAGCTAACAGAACGGATCGCGGATGAGGGGTTCGACCTCATCGAACTGAACCCGGACCTGCAGGTCCTTTTCCCGGAATCCTTTTCCCTCCCGGCCCTCCGTCGCCTGCAGGAGCTGAAGGAAACGCGGGGCGTGCACTACACCGTTCACCTTCCCCTGTGGTCCCTGGATCCCTCCAGTCCCGTGGAGGGCATTCGCCGCGCATCCGTGGATCTCCTGGCGGATGCCGTTTTCCGACTGGCCCCGCTCCAGCCCGAAGTCTACGTCCTTCATATCGCCGGACCTCTCGCATCCGAGTTCTTCACCTCCCCAGCCATCCCGGAAGCCGTGCGAGGAGCGCTGATGCGCCGGTTTCAACAGCAGGCAGCTCGCAGCCTGGAGGAGCTCCTGCGCCGCACCGGATTGTCCCCTCGATCTCTGGCCGTGGAAACCATTCAGTTCCCGCTGGAACTTACGCTGGAGCTGGCCGAGGCTTTCGATCTCGCGGTTTGCCTGGATACCGGCCATGTGGCCTCGCAGCAACCCGGACCCCATCCTTTTCAGGAAGCTCTGGAACGTTGTCTCCCTCGTCTGGCGGAGATCCATCTTCACGATGGCTATTATCGCCGGAGGCCAGACGGCTCCATGGCCTGGGCGGATCATCTTCCCCTCGGACATGGGGAGGTCCCGGTTCGGGAGCTTCTCCAGACTTTAGAGGTTCATGGGTTCACCGGGCCCGTGATCCTGGAGCTGAGCCTGGATGCAGCAAAGGCTTCCCTGGCTTTCCTGAGGCAGATGAGCGAGGCAGGATGA
- a CDS encoding MFS transporter, with amino-acid sequence MARTTDSATALSIATLLALLPGILLGPAIGALVDRWDRRAIMLAADGGMAGITLGLAILAMMGVFDLGPVYGAMFLRSLLEIFHWSALQASIPLLVPERHLARIAGFHQALQGTLNMIAPPAGAILLGLLPLPGVLMVDVLIAALAVSMLLFIAIPQPSRDPSSRSAWWQEMLEGLDYVRRWSGALALMGMGALINFAVNPAFALLPLIVTRHFRGGALELGWLESAWGIGGISGGFILGGIPAPYLHDAGRPDQDGRRALHAGPSTSLSLPGGPRGDVPRRRDERSDQRPDVRDPPGRGASGHAGSGPSGHGKRGGGDGTAGHGHRRARDRRPGRAGMVSGWRSCVCADRNPGDGDSFYHPAIQLEERAPHRMQTPTS; translated from the coding sequence ATCGCCCGGACTACCGATTCCGCCACGGCGCTTTCTATCGCCACGCTGCTGGCTCTCCTGCCCGGCATCCTTCTAGGCCCGGCCATCGGGGCCCTGGTGGATCGCTGGGATCGCCGGGCGATCATGCTGGCCGCAGACGGCGGGATGGCCGGGATCACCCTGGGGCTGGCCATCCTCGCGATGATGGGGGTCTTCGATCTGGGTCCGGTGTACGGGGCGATGTTCCTCCGCTCGCTACTGGAGATCTTTCACTGGTCCGCTCTCCAGGCCTCCATCCCGCTGCTGGTTCCCGAGCGTCATCTGGCCCGGATCGCCGGATTCCATCAGGCGCTTCAGGGAACCCTCAACATGATCGCTCCACCAGCGGGGGCCATCCTGCTGGGCCTTCTCCCCCTTCCCGGCGTGCTGATGGTAGATGTGCTCATCGCCGCCCTGGCGGTATCGATGTTGCTGTTCATCGCCATCCCCCAGCCATCCCGGGACCCCTCCAGCCGCTCTGCGTGGTGGCAGGAAATGCTGGAGGGCCTGGATTACGTGCGGCGGTGGTCTGGAGCGCTGGCGCTCATGGGAATGGGCGCCCTGATCAATTTCGCGGTGAACCCGGCCTTCGCCCTGCTTCCTTTAATTGTCACGCGCCATTTCCGGGGTGGAGCGCTGGAGCTGGGGTGGCTGGAGTCGGCCTGGGGGATCGGAGGGATCAGCGGCGGTTTCATCCTGGGGGGGATTCCGGCGCCGTATCTACACGACGCTGGCCGGCCTGATCAGGATGGGCGCCGCGCTCTCCACGCTGGCCCTTCTACCTCCCTCAGCCTTCCCGGCGGCCCTAGGGGCGATGTTCCTCGGAGGCGTGATGAACGTTCTGACCAACGGCCCGATGTTCGCGATCCTCCAGGCCGTGGTGCCTCCGGGCATGCAGGGTCGGGTCCTTCTGGTCATGGGAAGCGTGGTGGGGGCGATGGCACCGCTGGGCATGGCCATCGCCGGGCCCGTGACCGACGCCCTGGGCGTGCAGGTATGGTTTCTGGCTGGAGGTCTTGCGTGTGCGCTGACCGGAATCCTGGGGATGGGGATTCCTTCTATCATCCAGCCATCCAGCTGGAAGAACGGGCTCCCCACCGGATGCAAACTCCCACCTCATAA
- a CDS encoding SHOCT-like domain-containing protein, with translation MARDEERLRILKMIEAGQITAEQGLELLKALQEAEAAPEPSTPSARWLRIRVTDAASGRQRVHVSIPLSLADLGLRISERFISGIPERQLQELLEHLRKGATGKLVEVVDEEEGERVEITVE, from the coding sequence ATGGCACGGGATGAGGAGCGTTTACGGATCCTGAAGATGATCGAGGCCGGTCAGATCACCGCGGAACAGGGTCTGGAGCTGTTGAAGGCGCTTCAGGAAGCCGAAGCGGCTCCAGAGCCCTCGACCCCCTCCGCGCGCTGGCTGCGCATCCGGGTAACGGATGCGGCCTCCGGGCGCCAGCGGGTTCACGTGAGCATCCCCCTGAGCCTGGCGGATCTAGGCCTCCGGATCAGCGAGCGCTTCATCTCCGGGATCCCCGAGAGGCAGCTTCAGGAGCTGCTGGAGCACCTGCGAAAGGGAGCAACTGGGAAGCTGGTGGAAGTGGTGGATGAAGAAGAAGGAGAGCGCGTGGAGATCACCGTGGAATAA
- a CDS encoding GNAT family N-acetyltransferase has product MAHVAGREAANGLRPADVRRDLRGIADLLEEAFASELDEIGQRILREMRFWSRLGWLLKGLEWFLPPGEAFVPGYVWVEDGRVVGYAMVRRFQPGLEGWLIANVAVAPEFRGRGIGRALVAACLEYARAHGARWAALQVRADNIPALRLYRSLGFVEIGRIQIWRREAGGALSFPTMSSGIPGYRVRPARPGEASALSAWIAAAENPAMRLFEPLGLLPMALAPWPFGQRRKTLWIIETEGGEIVAIAAWIRREGTLTLRAFLTGSGTPQHARWLVETALIGIPPTLPVMALTGEEPALSAALLSFGFRPIRILIGMRCDLPAG; this is encoded by the coding sequence ATGGCTCATGTCGCAGGCCGGGAAGCGGCGAACGGGTTGCGTCCCGCCGATGTGCGACGGGATTTGCGGGGGATCGCCGACCTGCTGGAGGAGGCCTTCGCCAGCGAGCTGGACGAGATCGGCCAGCGGATCCTTCGGGAAATGCGTTTCTGGTCCCGCCTGGGATGGTTGCTGAAGGGTCTGGAATGGTTTCTCCCGCCTGGGGAGGCCTTCGTGCCGGGCTATGTGTGGGTGGAAGACGGGCGTGTCGTGGGATACGCCATGGTCCGCCGCTTCCAGCCGGGCCTGGAAGGCTGGCTGATCGCCAATGTCGCGGTGGCCCCTGAATTCCGGGGGAGGGGGATCGGTCGGGCGCTGGTCGCAGCCTGTCTGGAATATGCTCGGGCCCATGGGGCCCGTTGGGCCGCCCTGCAGGTTCGGGCGGACAACATCCCCGCCCTTCGGCTGTATCGATCGCTGGGTTTTGTCGAGATCGGGCGGATCCAGATCTGGCGTCGGGAGGCTGGTGGTGCACTATCCTTTCCGACCATGTCCTCTGGGATCCCCGGCTATCGGGTGCGGCCCGCCCGACCGGGAGAGGCGTCCGCCCTCTCCGCCTGGATCGCTGCGGCAGAGAACCCGGCGATGCGGTTGTTTGAACCGCTGGGCCTGCTTCCGATGGCCCTGGCCCCATGGCCCTTCGGTCAGCGACGGAAAACCCTCTGGATCATCGAAACCGAAGGCGGGGAGATCGTGGCCATCGCCGCCTGGATCCGCCGGGAAGGCACCCTGACCCTGCGGGCCTTTCTCACCGGGTCCGGAACCCCTCAGCATGCCCGGTGGCTGGTGGAGACCGCTCTGATCGGGATCCCTCCCACGCTTCCCGTGATGGCCCTCACCGGCGAGGAACCGGCGCTCTCAGCAGCCCTGCTCTCCTTCGGCTTCCGACCGATCCGCATCCTGATCGGGATGCGCTGTGACCTGCCGGCTGGGTAG
- a CDS encoding DUF2089 domain-containing protein has translation MAMWMGICPVCGEGLEVVALQCPACETRIEGRFQPGRLARLSAEQLAFVELFLRCEGKFTRLERMTGLSYPTLRKRLQEILRAMGYEAEAEGPPGPEERLQILEALAEGQISYEEALRRLRGTGSSEG, from the coding sequence ATGGCGATGTGGATGGGGATCTGCCCGGTGTGCGGGGAGGGGCTGGAAGTGGTGGCCCTGCAGTGTCCGGCCTGCGAGACACGGATCGAGGGGCGGTTCCAGCCGGGCCGACTGGCCCGGCTTTCCGCCGAACAGCTGGCCTTCGTCGAGCTCTTCCTGCGGTGTGAGGGGAAATTCACCCGTCTGGAGCGCATGACGGGCCTCTCCTACCCCACACTGCGCAAGCGACTGCAGGAGATCCTGCGGGCCATGGGGTATGAGGCAGAAGCGGAGGGGCCTCCTGGCCCGGAGGAGCGCCTGCAGATCCTGGAGGCGCTGGCAGAGGGTCAGATTTCTTACGAAGAGGCCCTCCGACGATTGCGCGGGACGGGATCCTCGGAGGGATGA